A window from Kwoniella pini CBS 10737 chromosome 1, complete sequence encodes these proteins:
- a CDS encoding formamidopyrimidine-DNA glycosylase produces the protein MPELPEVERARKLIHETCRGYKIKKVNSTEDKIVYTGGNDHEAFAKEISGRTITGCERKGKTFWMTLSGKGRLPVMHFGMTGMIQLKGQEPTWYRRRPRENPKTWPPRFYKFVLELEPQSGSVGKEPIELAFLDGRRLGRLRLLPSPVTDHPPVSALGFDPVLSHPTFEEFEGLIAKKKGTVKGMIMDQAFSAGVGNWVADEVLYQARIHPSCPVNHLSSQNIKDLHHQLRAVPLKAVEVNADHRKFPEDWLFRWRWGKGKKQAKGKKKAEDAELQRSDEEGGEDIKPKGKEFLALPNGKPATIVYVEVSGRTTALVEELQKMPEGVEIKPKISKGGKGSQSKKRPKGDESDDGSSGLSEEEEVTTPVKATTARQRGSANKKVKQEVKDEVEDPPVKKSRQSTSKDDTLSSTRAKGKTNGKGSTPVKREGGNKLRKSNGRRTQVELEDGVREGSSDLSDLPSD, from the exons ATGCCTGAACTACCAG AGGTTGAGAGAGCTCGTAAGCTCATTCACGAAACATGCAGAGGGTAtaagatcaagaaggtgaattccACGGAAGACAAGATCGTATATACCGGTGGGAACGACCATGAAGCATTC GCTAAAGAGATTTCAGGAAGAACAATCACTGGATGCGAGAGAAAGGGCAAAAC ATTTTGGATGACCCTCTCAGGTAAAGGACGACTCCCAGTTATGCACTTTGGTATGACAGGTATGATACAGCTCAAAGGACAAGAACCGACTTGGTATAGAAGGAGACCACGGGAGAACCCAAAAACATGGCCACCTAGA TTCTATAAGTT CGTACTTGAGCTAGAACCACAATCAGGATCGGTGGGTAAGGAGCCAATTGAGCTAGCTTTCTTAGATG GCCGACGATTGGGTCGACTACGACTGCTGCCATCCCCAGTGACCGATCACCCACCAGTGTCTGCCTTGGGCTTTGATCCAGTTTTATCCCATCCGACATTCGAAGAATTCGAAGGGTTGATAGCGAAGAAAAAGGGTACAGTCAAAGGGATGATCATGGATCAAGCGTTCAGCGCAGGTGTTGGTAAT TGGGTTGCCGATGA AGTGCTATATCAAGCTCGTATACATCCTTCATGTCCTGTCAATCACCTATCATCACAAAACATCAAAGAtctacatcatcaactaCGCGCTGTACCTTTGAAAGCTGTAGAGGTTAATGCTGATCATCGGAAGTTTCCTGAAGATTGGTTGTTCCGTTGGAGATGGGGCAAAGGGAAGAAGCAAGCCAAAGGCAAAaagaaagctgaagatgctGAATTACAGAGAAGCGACGAAGAGGGTGGAGAAGATATAAAACCGAAAGGAAAGGAATTTTTGGCTTTG CCAAACGGTAAACCTGCTACCATTGTTTACGTAGAGGTCAGCGGAAGGACAACAGCTCTTGTAGAAGAACTACAGAAGATGCCTGAAGGGGTAGAGATCAAGCCAAAGATAAGCAAAGGTGGGAAAGGGAGTCAGAGTAAGAAGCGACCAAAAGGGGATGAATCG GACGACGGATCGAGTGGGCttagtgaagaagaagaagtgacGACACCTGTGAAAGCCACAACAGCTAGGCAAAGAGGATCAGCCAACAAAAAGGTCAAACAAGAAGTAAAGGATGAAGTGGAGGATCCACCAGtcaagaag TCCCGACAATCTACCTCAAAGGACGACACACTATCCTCAACAAGGGCCAAAGGCAAAACCAATGGCAAAGGAAGTACCCCCGTCAAGCGAGAAGGTGGCAACAAACTGCGGAAATCCAATGGCAGGCGTACGCAAGTAGAATTGGAAGATGGTGTTCGGGAGGGTTCGTCAGATTTGTCAGATTTGCCTTCTGATTGA